The Doryrhamphus excisus isolate RoL2022-K1 chromosome 1, RoL_Dexc_1.0, whole genome shotgun sequence genome includes a window with the following:
- the ninj1 gene encoding ninjurin-1, with protein MAMDSLEMNGDADRDGETEVPLRGPSKRQGRPLNMNHYANKKSMAESMLDVALLMANASQLKAVLEEGPAFSFYVPLVVLISVSLSLQIIVGILLIFIVKWNLNDERMHYKLNIMENVATAFVFIIVVVNVFITAFGVQRPNPSQ; from the exons ATGGCGATGGACAGCTTAGAAATGAACGGCGATGCTGATCGGGACGGGGAGACGGAG GTTCCACTTCGGGGTCCCAGCAAACGTCAAGGCAGACCCTTAAACATGAACCACTACGCCAACAAGAAGAGCATGGCGGAGAGCATGCTGGACGTGGCTCTGCTGATGGCCAACGCCTCACAGCTGAAGGCCGTGCTGGAGGAAGGCCCCGCCTTCTCTTTCTACGTGCCGCTCGTCGTCCTCATCAGCGTCTCGCTCAGTCTGCAAATCATCGTGGGAATTCTGCTCATTTTCATCG TCAAGTGGAACCTGAATGACGAGCGCATGCACTACAAGCTGAACATCATGGAGAACGTAGCCACGGCCTTCGTCTTCATCATCGTGGTGGTCAACGTCTTCATCACCGCCTTCGGCGTGCAGCGGCCCAACCCCAGCCAGTGA